The Diabrotica virgifera virgifera chromosome 4, PGI_DIABVI_V3a genome segment catggtctacttattcccaaattttggtgcactatctcaatctagaacgtcgcaaaaaaaccccttttattttttatattgacacctacccccacccctttatcggccacgcagcgttccacccctggagattatacttggttacctcatgacctacttattcccaaattttggtgcactatctcgatcatgaccgtcacaaaaaaaataataaaaacggcaactttgaccccttataactaccctcgcccccacctcgggtttccggctctgaggattttatttagttatgtcatggtctacttattcccaaattttggtgcactctctcaatcacgaacatcgcaaaaaatcccttatattttttgtattcacccctgccccacccctttgtcggccacgcagcgtgccacccctggagattttacttagttacgtcatgacctacttattcccaaattttggtgcactatctcgatcatgagcgtcacaaaaaaaataataaaaaccgcgactttgaccccttataactaccctcggcccccactctggtttccggccgttggtgaaagtcatgtagacaactaattcaacatatccccgtatagtttttccatattacttatcacgcacaaaatccgcttctatctctccgactaattgcggctcaatcccatataaacataatacttaaataaaataatattctttttctcatgatcatctttcattgcgtcacagtttttcgatttctttctaacgcattaaattgtatgtgacagaaaaaaggcacgtccgtgattacagacatttacaacatttattctagttattctagttgtcgatggatggcgccataataaaaaaaatatttttttttaattagataataatattacaaatataatctgtataatttataagactatacaaatcaaagaaaataccattttataaatgcaagaaacacatttgatttgattttattccaaattgaaaataaaatgtgacaactgtcagatttaactaaaatgtcatgttagaataaatgttataaatgtgtattatcacggacttaccatttttcctatcatttgttacgcactgaaaaatgctcatgaaaaggacaatactatCCTTTGTTAGCTAATATTCTTAATCGAAAAcgaattaaaatatttgttataaaaatCTGTCCAGTATTTTTAGGGGCCCTGTATGTCGGCTTGGTACAAGTTCCTGACAGTCTCGGTTAATGCGAAAGACCCACGTGCACCGATTAAGAAAATGTTAATGGACCAACTCATTTTTGCACCCAGTATGTTGCCCATTGTCATGACAGCGGTTGGAATGTATGTAAATAATTATACGTGGAAAAAGACGAAGAATGAAATCAGAAATAAATACTTCGATATTTTGATAACCAATTATCAAGTATGGCCCATTGTGCAGCTGGTTAATTTTAAATATGTACCTTACAAATATCAAGTTCTGGTTGCCCAATGTGTTGGTATATTTTGGAACTCTTATTTATCATGGAAAACTGTCAGCAAGTAAGAGTAAATAAGTTACTTACATTCTTTATTACTAACTAAATTCCAATAAATGTATACGCATATTAtgtgttaacttttaattttctTCTGTAGGTGCCGTATTTAATGCAGGTTGGCGATGACTTCTGCAAATTTATCTCTATTTTGAGCTTTTATCATTAAGGTTTGGATGTCCATTCCTTGATGTTACGTAGTCATTTCATTTGTTGTCTGCCAAGCGCTGTTAAGTTTCCAGGTTTAATGGAAGCGTTATtgtattgtttattaataaaaaaccaACAAAAAAACAAGCAACGACGCTGTAGAAGTAAGTGGAGTAAAAAAGTGGCCCCTGCGGAGAATTTCTTAATTAACTACTGTTTGACTTGTCGATCTGCACTCTGGAAATCGTCCgcagaaaaaattaaaagaaaattaggtTTGAAAATTCTAGGAAAATTTATcatatttaattttcttttatttttttctgaggacgatttccagagtggaaatcgaaacgtcaaacagtaGTTAATTAACAAATGTAATTTTCATAACACCTACAATTATTATGGCTCAATCCCATACAAACATAAtaccattgtataactagacggttaaacaatgataatactatattaaacatgccacaagaaaacagtttcggtatattatacatataagtatataaacttttttcaacggtagtataccaatattagaaaaaataatagTTTTACTAAATAGATTTTAAAGAATTCCCTATTTTagaatcaattaaaaataaaaaaaattatatattacgtATTAAATAAAAAGCGTATGCTTCATTTTTCTTATTCCTGTCGGAATATTCTCTATCTGTCGGAATATTTTCTACTCTTCACCTTTCATAATGCCGGCAAAGATTTGTATAAGTCTATAAATTCAGTTAAGAATTGTTTTGAAGCACTTCTTATGCCGCTCATTTCGTCTGGTCTTGGTATATCTACCTCGAAAACTTTTGCGGAACTGAAGAACGGACTGAACTGCCGGCCACACGTTCAAGTAAAACTGTAGAACCTAAAACTGCACAGGTAAAATCTTCAGCATGTCGACGAGGAGAGTACATGTGGTACAGTCCGCGCTTGGAGGCCTGCGCGCGATACAGTCTTGCCGTCCATACACACGCTCTTACCTGCACAAACGAGTCTCTGCAGGCATGCTCTCAGGCAAGACGTTGTTGTAGCCGGCctagggagctagagctctttgaaaatggcgtcttgtaatgagtttttcttaaatacctccagaacgcttctatttagaaaagcaaatcaTTTATTtcaaatcgatttgaaaattggtacgcgtattaaTCTTCCACAGATAAATCTATTCCGTccattgcgaatttttagtaccgatcataggcgtccgttttgggtagggcagcggttattttatctcataacttttttgtctttaatttttaagcatttttaactctgaattattaaattgtgaggtattctagtactaaaaggtactcttgctttaagtcgataggatacaccgttttctagaaaaagtCGATTTGAAGATTTTTCGTTCTTTGcatcaagcattacgtcagatgcccttcattACTACGcgaaaatgaacattcagtgacattaatgacaattaatgttttacaacttgtcacagagaacaccaagaaacaggtttagcaaatactcaggtgaagatatcaataaaatattagttaaaatgatttaaaaagacagtattcagacgttggccgtcatcatgtttataagttcctgaaatctctctctattggctgctgcgcgaaataattcttctaccgtggaaccacaccattgtctaatattactaTTCCGGGCTAATTAGCAAactacaaggaaaagttatttaccagcaattttattgctggaatcgaatcttatgattgtatatattaataatataggtatgcaaagtccgcagatagtgtgcgaAAAtcttgattttttcaatttttgctccataactccaaagattttaactttacaccaaaaacacccaaataaaattcaccgtaattaaattctgcatagagacgtatttttcccgatttacttcgatgaaaattttccccggaaaatgccggtttttcctacaaaatctttaattttcaactaaaattttagataagtaattgtttatcaataattaaataacttggtaatataaagctcttttcgtatagattataagtccagaagccgatggaagttaaatgaacagtttagcaacaattgaattgttaattaaaaatttacggtcagaaaagacactgtacctatctaatgtactttacataattcaaattggactatttaagcggcctcaggaatattttaaaattataaacaattttttggcttataaacaaatagagtatctcgggaaatattaaattaaattaaatcatgaaaacggtattggaaaaaagcggcaggacgcttcttttaaaagaaaaaacgtttaattgtgatgagtggttcctgagatacaaccgatcaaagttgaccggcatttacggcaaagatataaacaaatggatcataattttcgaaccatcacctttttatttttgtcctctttcttcacaccaattttcatatctttaaaatactcataacatatattattataataaaaac includes the following:
- the LOC126883263 gene encoding protein Mpv17-like, which gives rise to MYKHLSKHKIMIRHSLEVTCLMTIGDLVAQCIVDKKPISQINLNRTLKFGSLGFILVGPCMSAWYKFLTVSVNAKDPRAPIKKMLMDQLIFAPSMLPIVMTAVGMYVNNYTWKKTKNEIRNKYFDILITNYQVWPIVQLVNFKYVPYKYQVLVAQCVGIFWNSYLSWKTVSK